The Deltaproteobacteria bacterium DNA segment AGCAGCCGCCAAGGAGCAGACCTAAAACATGGACCAGCTCTCAGGACGGCCCGCGCTTAAAAAAAATTACACTAAGGAGCAAGAAACCTTTATCAAGCCCGTCTCCATCCAAGGCTTGAATATAAGAGGTGAAATGCAAAGCAAATGAGATGGGGAACAGATTCTTTTCTTGACAAATAGCAGGACTTAAAATAAATTGAGCGACGTTGAAATCCTCAGGCGCCGAGGTAGCTCAGTCGGTAGAGCAGGGGACTGAAAATCCCTGTGTCGGCGGTTCAATTCCGTCCCTCGGCACCAGTAATTTCAAGGAGTTAGCTGACATTGGCTGGCTCCTTGTTTTGTTCGGTTGCGGATAGGTTGCGGATTGTTGCGGATTCTGCACCTAATCTGTCCAGTTCGGCGACCTCGTTTCTCGTCTGATTTGGCAGCCAATGGTAGTATGTATCCACGGTTATTTTTATTGAAGAATATCCAAGTTGACGTGATATATCCGCTATGTTGTGACCGGCGGTGATCCTGATGGTCGCATAGGAATGCCTTAAATCATGTATCCTAACCCTGCGAAGGCCAGCCTTTTCACAGACCTTGTAATGAATTCGGCCCCTGAGATTTCCACCATCCAGGGGATGCCCATCTTGATTGATAAAAACCCATTCAGGAACTTCTTTCCATCCCTTGCCCAAAGCTTGCTTTTTTCTCTGAACACGAAGAGCTTTTAAAACTTGAGAGAGTTACGGTGTCATTTCAACACGCCT contains these protein-coding regions:
- a CDS encoding tyrosine-type recombinase/integrase, whose product is MGKGWKEVPEWVFINQDGHPLDGGNLRGRIHYKVCEKAGLRRVRIHDLRHSYATIRITAGHNIADISRQLGYSSIKITVDTYYHWLPNQTRNEVAELDRLGAESATIRNLSATEQNKEPANVS